One Cynocephalus volans isolate mCynVol1 chromosome 5, mCynVol1.pri, whole genome shotgun sequence DNA window includes the following coding sequences:
- the PI16 gene encoding peptidase inhibitor 16, with product MHSSCSLLALLPLPLPLLLLVATTSPAGALKDHEKREMVELHNLYRAQVSPPASNMLQMRWDEELAAFAKAYAQQCVWGHNKHRGRRGENLFANQDEAEAVDVPLAMEQWHREREHYNLSAGTCDPGQMCGHYTQVVWAKTERIGCGSHFCEKLHGVEETNIQLLVCNYEPPGNVKGQRPYQEGTPCSQCPSDYLCENSLCEPVGGPEEPQDLPDPVTEAPSSLATEASGARKTGTPSSLATEMPSLLITELSGSLANKAPPAVETEAPPSLERKDLPSMATEAPPSLTAEVPSILATHSLLSSDEEPVTFPKSTHIPIPKSTDKVASKTRAPSMSPERSLHPEMSLTRAGEPLLHAQEEAEAEAEAELPPSGEVLASVFPAQDKPGELQATLDHMGHTSSKSLPNFPNTSATANAMGGRTLALQSSLPGAEGPEKPGIKPELISGTGQVWGPLLGLLLLPALVLAGIF from the exons ATGCACAGCTCCTGCAGTCTCCTGgctctgctgccgctgccgctgccgctgctaCTGCTGGTGGCCACCACAAGCCCCGCTGGAGCCCTGAAGGATCATGAGAAACGTGAGATGGTGGAGCTGCACAACCTCTACCGCGCCCAGGTGTCCCCACCAGCCTCGAACATGCTGCAAATG AGATGGGACGAGGAGCTGGCAGCCTTCGCCAAGGCCTACGCGCAGCAGTGCGTGTGGGGCCACAACAAGCATCGCGGGCGGCGCGGCGAGAACCTGTTCGCTAACCAGGACGAGGCCGAGGCCGTGGACGTGCCGCTGGCCATGGAGCAGTGGCACCGCGAGCGGGAGCACTACAACCTCAGCGCCGGCACCTGCGACCCAGGCCAGATGTGCGGCCACTACACGCAG GTGGTCTGGGCCAAGACAGAGAGGATTGGCTGTGGTTCCCACTTCTGTGAGAAGCTCCACGGCGTTGAGGAGACCAACATCCAGTTACTGGTGTGCAACTACGAGCCCCC GGGGAACGTGAAGGGGCAGAGGCCCTACCAGGAGGGGACTCCGTGCTCCCAATGTCCCTCCGACTACCTCTGCGAGAACTCGCTCTGTG AACCCGTCGGAGGCCCGGAAGAGCCTCAGGATTTGCCTGACCCGGTAACTGAGGCCCCGTCCTCCCTGGCAACTGAAGCGTCCGGCGCCAGGAAAACGGGTACGCCCTCTTCCCTAGCAACGGAGATGCCATCTCTCTTGATAACAGAGCTCTCAGGCTCCCTGGCAAACAAGGCTCCGCCAGCtgtagaaactgaggcccccCCTTCTTTAGAGAGGAAAGACCTCCCCTCCATGGCAACAGAGGCTCCACCTTCCTTAACAGCTGAGGTCCCTTCCATTTTGGCAACTCACAGCCTGCTCTCCTCGGATGAGGAGCCAGTCACCTTCCCCAAATCGACCCATATTCCTATCCCAAAATCGACTGACAAAGTGGCCAGCAAAACAAGAGCGCCCTCCATGAGCCCAGAGAGATCTCTGCACCCCGAGATGTCCCTGACAAGGGCCGGGGAGCCCCTACTTCATGCTCAGgaggaggctgaggctgaggctgaAGCCGAGTTGCCTCCTTCCGGTGAGGTCCTGGCCTCAGTTTTTCCAGCCCAGGACAAGCCAGGTGAGCTGCAGGCCACACTGGACCACATGGGGCACACCTCCTCCAAGTCCCTGCCCAATTTCCCCAATACCTCTGCCACCGCTAATGCCATGGGTGGGCGTACCCTGGCCCTGCAGTCCTCCTTGCCAG GTGCAGAGGGCCCTGAGAAGCCTGGCATCAAGCCGGAGCTGATCTCGGGCA